A stretch of DNA from Atribacterota bacterium:
CTTATGTATTTAACCTGTCCTCCCCATTTATTAATATCATCAAGGGTAACTCCTAATGCTGCTAAAGCTTTTACTGTTATCCAATTCTCTGCATGTCCTACATCGGTAGGAAAGATTCTTACAGGATGTTTCATTTCCACAAATTCACCTAAACTATCAAAGGGTAGCTCTTTAGCAGCAATAATGTGATAATACATTGGAAACAGTAATGCAACAGATCTAAGATTATTATTCTTATGCTCAATTGTAAAAGGATCTTCACCTCGTTCTAAGGCAACTAAAAATGATGAATATGACATACCGGCACTCATTTTACCCTGACTTACTAATAAGGGGTTTGAAGAACCTCCACCTGGTTTAGCAAAAAATATATTTTTACCCAATTCTTGATTTAGAAGATCACTAATTGCATTAACAATCGGGAACCAACTACCACCCACACTTCCTCCAGCAATAGTAATTTCCTCTTGTGCAAAAGAAATTTGGGAAAAAATAATTGAAAAAAATAAAATTGCCACGAGTATTCTGTAAATTTTTATCATTGTTTATACTCCTTCTTTTTTTGTTTCTCTTAATGATTACGAACTGTCATCATACTTATCTAAATTTATCACCTCCCGAAAAGTTTATTTTGAAATATATCAAAATTATTTTAAAAAACTTTTGAAAATAATTTTGATTAGAGAAGACCTTCTACCATGCTTTAATAATCTTAATAATAAATGGATTTAATAAAATTCTCATTTCTAATTCATTATGTATTGAATGTTTAATGCCAGATGTTGATTTTAGTTAATATTTTAATAAGATTTTTAATATATGATTTTTTATAATAAAAGATTGGTTACTTATAACTTGATATATTTTTAGCATAACTAAGCAGGTCATTAATTATAAAAGGCATTTGATCTTGACTAAATCTCACGGTAGGAATAGCAATACTCAAAGCTGCGCAGACTTCATTTAAATAATTTCTTACTGGAACTGCGATACAATTTACGCCTTTTACATATTCTTCATGGTCAAATGAGTATCCCTTTTTTCTTATCTTCATAAGTTCATTTAATAATATATCTTTATCGGTGATAGTATTAGCAGTAAATTTTTTTAATTTTGTTCTTTTTAAATAAGCACCTATGGTATCTTCATCCAAAAAAGCCAATAAAAGTTTTCCTAAACCCGTACAGTAAATGGGATGCCTGGAACCAAGTTTCAAATCTAATTTTAATGTTGTGTCACTCTCAATCTTGTGGATATAAACTATTTCATCTTTCTGCAATTGTGCAAGGTTAATTGCTTCATTATATTTTTTTGCTAATTTTTCCATAAAAGGCATGGCACGTTTAACAATTTCTATGTTTTCAACAACAATTCTACCTAATTCAAAAATTTTTAAACTAAGTTTGTATTTACGATTTTGCAAATTCTGATCTATCCAATGCAAATCAATTAAAGTCTGCAATAATCTGTGAACAGTGCTAATATTTAATTTTGTTAACTTACTAATTTCAGTAACACTTAATTCTGGTTCTCTCCCTGCTAAAGCTTCAATTATTAATATGCCACGTTTTAGAGATTTAACGGAATAAATTGTATCTTTTTTATTTTTCATCATAAAATATTTCACTATATGAAATATAGATTTTATAATATGATATTAAAATAAATTATACCATTGACTATTTTTTGTGTCAATCATGCCTTTATCGATTCTTTGCAACTTTTTGTTTACTTTAAAATTTTCTGGTTTTAGAGCTAATCTATGTAAAAATAATAATAATTGTTTTAAAATGTTTTTATCATAATCTTATTTTTTTAATTAAAATATTCAATACCATGGATTAATCTTAAAATAAAAAGCAGTAATAATCTTATTGCCATTTCAGCATGCTCCTCTCCAGAATATTTTCCTACTACTACATAATGATCCTCTGATTAACTAACCGTCAATAAAACTATTTATAGAAGTATTAATACATTAATTAATTAGAAGTGGATTATTTGAGGATTGTTCAAAAAAACCTATTTATCTATTTTTTATTAAAACACGATCGGAAACTAAATCCATATTGAATGCTCTTCAATGGTCCAAATTTATCCATAATATAGACAGAATAAGTTGTCAGTAAAAAAGAAGACTAAAGAAGTGTTGAAATAATAACCTATCTAGACTTTGGTTAAAACGGATTATTTGCCTATTATAGGGAAGTGAGGAAAGAAAACCATTCTAACTTAAATCTATAGTGATATGAGGTAGGGAAAGCATATTTAGATGTTCCTAAACTATGAGCTTTTTTGTTGTTCCTTTTTGCCAGTTGAATCATATTATCTTTTCTTCTTAGTGCCCATAATAGTTTTTTTAATTTGTTTTTTTGCGGCAACAATAGTCAAATCCACTGTTATCTGCTTCATTTCAAGATGCCGTTTCTGTTTTATATCTTCCTTATTAATACTCCAGGAGAGCGGGGTCATCTCTATTATTGGAATGAAATCATCTCGTCTGAGCTTCCATTTATATACCAGTTGTTCCTGGCTGATAATGTTGAAATTTTTCCCCAGTAAAGCAATGACCTCTTCATTAGAGTATTCGCGTTTTTCTTTTTTTGTGTAAAATATTTTTCTAATTTCCTGAAGATAGCTTGAGCCAGGTAATACTTTAATAAATAATTCCGAATCCTTGAGAATTCTTTTAAACTCAGCATAATTAGCAGGAGATAAGATATTAATAATTATATCAAATTGCTGGTCATTCAAAGGACAATTAGCGAGATCTGCAACAAGCCAGATATTTCCTGGATAACTTACAGAAGCAATATGTATACCTTCTCGGGAAATATCTAAACCAATCCCAATAAACTTAAGATTTGACTTACTGCTCAGATAGGATAATAGACTGACCAAATTGGTGCCTTCTCCACAACCTGCATCAAGTATTCTAACTATTGTTTCTGTTTTCTTTTCCTTTATTTCCCTTATAATAATGTCACCTATCCGCTCTATCAGTGCCTGGAAAAATCCTTGCCGGGTAATAATTTTCCTGGAATTTAGCATCTGCCTATCATATTTAGAACTAATAGAATGCATTAAGAGATTAAGATAGCCCTTTCTGGATAGGTCAAAACAATGTTTATTTAAGCATAGCAAAGAATTGCCTTTCAGTAACATCTGTTCTGAACAAACCGGACAACGAAATATTTTTATGTTCTCTGCAATAAATCTTTTTGCTAACTCTATCTTTTTTATATGTTCTGGCATCAGATATTTCCTGTCTAATTTTTACTATTCTATTTCTTTTTTGATATATAGTCTAATTTTTAATCCATTTCTATTCTACCAGACAGAAATAAAATACAATTTATATAATTTATTGGAAAAATATGAATTATCTCATTAAGAAAATATACTTTTAAGAAAATAAAAAAATATTTAAATTTAATAAAAAAGGGGTATCTTTATTTTTATTTTACTATAAAAAATAGTACAATAAAAAAAGATAAAAAAATAAAAAGGGGTAAAAAATGAAAAATAAAGCTTATTGGTTGGTATGTAGTATATTTATTCTGTTTTTTGCTATGTATTTGATCATTTTTCAATCTTCAGTTAACGCCCAGGAATTTTCGGCTCAAATCAAGATTGAACAACCCGAAGAAATCTATTATTATGATTATTTTGTGAAAGATCATTTTTATCGGCTAGAAGGCAAAGATAGTAACGAAGAACCAATAGTAATCATTGCTAACCGCCAGATTGATTCTTATCTTGGTCTACACCCGATTATGAAGTTTTATATGGAATTTTCTAAAGAAGAGATATTTTTATTTAATCCCATCATTGGATGGGAGATGATTACAGACGGATACCAGGAAGAGAAAACTGGTACAGAAGTTATTGCCGGATTTGAATGCGAAAAATACGTCTATAGCAGGCAAGGCTTGGATGAGGCAATTGAAGTCTGGTACTCCCCAGAATTAAAACAGAGAATAAAAGTGGTTGTTCCACTGATCAATGCTAATAAGAGCATTTTTGAATTACTGGATATACAGATTGGTAACCAGGATGATGACAAATTTTTAGTTCCTGCAGATTATATAAGAATGGACTCTCCTGCCGAGCAAATACCGACAAACAAAACAGAAGAGAGTGTTTCAATCATCTCAGAAGAGTTTTCTGGAATGACAGAGGTTGAAGCTCCAGTAGGAAGAGTATTAGGATCAGGAAGTTTATTGCAGATAAAGGTTATCCCTGGTTTGGAGAAAAACTTAGTAATTGAAAATAAAGGTGATAAAGATGCCTATGTTACAGTAATCCCTATTCGAGAAGGAGAAGTTATTAACGAGGAAATTATTGAGAAGGCAGTTTCACCAAAAGGGAAAATCAAACCTTCCTTTAGTAGTAGCCTGAAAATTAACAAAATTGAAGTAAAAGTACAAGAGGGTACCGTTCAAATAGTGGTAATTCAAGAATCGCATTTTACGGATAAAATTGAAAGAAAAGAATATTATCTCTTTGAAAATTTTGGACAGGGATTATTTTTCAGTGAAGACAAAGAGGTTCAGTTGACCATTATTGGTGATAATGAAAAATCAGCAATAGCTCAGGGTGAGGTCACCTTCTTTAAGGGAGAATATCAGGATCCTATTGAAACAATAGAATTTTCACTTGAAAAAGGGGAGATACAGCAATGGGCTTTTCAGCCAGGAGAGATTAAAACAGTGGATATTGTTACTGGAAATTCCAATGGCGGGATAAAAATAATTTTTGAACAATTTAATCCTTAAAAAGATATCTATAAACAATAAATAGGATTATTATTTCATAAGATAAAAGCTCTTAATTTTGAATTGGGGGCTTTTTATCTTATAATATTATATAACAAGTAAAAGCAGACAAATTGTCATTGGACAAGAACTGGAAGAGTAAAAAATAATTCACAAGTTAAGACATACAAATAAATAATTAAAATATTTGACTTTATATACCATGCAAAAATCACACTACCTTACCATACTACTACAGAGGCTAAAAGTTACCATATATAATATAATTGTATGACTATATAATAATAATGAAGGAGGATAAGAAATGGTTACTAAGGGTAAAAAAATTGATATCTATCAAGAAGCTCCAACCGTAGAGCAGTATTTTTATCTGCATAATGGGACGCCGATAAAAAGTTTAGCCGAATTAATTGATCAGCTGATTAACATGGAACAGGAATTGTTTTGTTATCATGTCCATTCAAAAAATAATGATTTTGCCAACTGGATACGCGATGTATTCGGCGCAAAAGAATTAGCAAGAAGAATAAAAATGTCCCATTCTGCTCCAGGAATGTTAAAATCAATAACCAAATATCTGGAATCGTAAGTTATAGTTCAGGTTTGGGGAAACTAAACAGAATAATTAGCAGAATCAATAGAAAGGATTTTAAAAATTATAAATTTAAATACACTTAATGGAAAACAGCGGGTTGTCATTGAGAATGTACAACCAGAGATTAACCATGGCCAATTTGCCATTAAAAGAATAGAGGGGGAGAAGGTAAAAGTTTCTGCCGATATCTATGCTGATGGGCATGAACAGGTTCAGAGTTATTTACTTTTTCGGAAAAAGGAAGAAAAATATTGGCAAAAAAACACCATGGAGTTTATAGTGAATGATTTCTGGCAGGGAGAATTTACTGTTAATGAGCCTGGTATTTATGAATATACTATAGAAGCAATGGTCGACCATTTGACTACTTGGTGGAAAGATATTCAAAAAAAGGCAACTGGCAGTGATAATCTGACAGTTGATTTAAAAAACGGTCTTTCCCTCTTAGCTGAAGTTGTTCTTAAGATTGAAGAGGCTGATAAAAAAGTTGCTATTCAAAAGCTCATTACCCTTATTCAAAGGGGTGAAAATCAGGAAGAAATAATAAAATTATTAAAAAAAGAATTGAACAAAGAGTTCCTCAAAAAATATCCTTTGCCCAATCATATTACACATTATGATAAGAATCTAAGAGTAATCGTAGATCGAAAAAGAGCTGGCTTCAGTGCCTGGTATGAACTATTTCCTCGATCCTGTTCTTCTAAACCAGGTGCTCATGGTACTTTTCGTGATTGCTTGAACTGGATTCCGGAAATCGCTAATATGGGATTCAATGTTCTTTACTTTCCCCCTATCCATCCTATTGGGGAAACACACCGTAAGGGAAAAAATAATACTATTCTAGCAAATTCAGATGACCCGGGTAGTCCCTGGGCTATTGGCAATAAAACAGGTGGGCATATAGCTATCCATCCCCGGCTGGGAAGACTGGAAGATTTTCAGGAAGTTATTAAAAAAGCCCAGGAATATGGGATGGAAATAGCCTTAGACCTTGCTTTCCAATGTTCACCAGATCATCCTTATATCAAGGAACATCCAGAATGGTTCCGCTGGCGAGTTGATGGCACTATTCAATATGCTGAAAATCCACCCAAGAAATATGAAGATATTGTCCCTTTTAATTTCGAAACTGAAAACTGGCGAGGGTTATGGGAAGAACTAAAAAATATTGTAATGTTCTGGATTAAACAGGGAATTAAAATTTTTAGAGTAGATAATCCTCATACCAAACCATTTCTATTCTGGGAATGGTTAATAAATTTGGTAAAAAAAGATTATCCTGAGGTAATTTTTTTATCAGAAGCCTTTACCAGACCAAAAGTAATGTATCGATTAGCCAAACTCGGTTTTACTCAATCATATACCTATTTCACCTGGCGCAATACCAAGCAGGAATTAACAGATTATTTAATTGAATTAACTCAAACC
This window harbors:
- a CDS encoding IclR family transcriptional regulator — translated: MMKNKKDTIYSVKSLKRGILIIEALAGREPELSVTEISKLTKLNISTVHRLLQTLIDLHWIDQNLQNRKYKLSLKIFELGRIVVENIEIVKRAMPFMEKLAKKYNEAINLAQLQKDEIVYIHKIESDTTLKLDLKLGSRHPIYCTGLGKLLLAFLDEDTIGAYLKRTKLKKFTANTITDKDILLNELMKIRKKGYSFDHEEYVKGVNCIAVPVRNYLNEVCAALSIAIPTVRFSQDQMPFIINDLLSYAKNISSYK
- a CDS encoding methyltransferase domain-containing protein — translated: MPEHIKKIELAKRFIAENIKIFRCPVCSEQMLLKGNSLLCLNKHCFDLSRKGYLNLLMHSISSKYDRQMLNSRKIITRQGFFQALIERIGDIIIREIKEKKTETIVRILDAGCGEGTNLVSLLSYLSSKSNLKFIGIGLDISREGIHIASVSYPGNIWLVADLANCPLNDQQFDIIINILSPANYAEFKRILKDSELFIKVLPGSSYLQEIRKIFYTKKEKREYSNEEVIALLGKNFNIISQEQLVYKWKLRRDDFIPIIEMTPLSWSINKEDIKQKRHLEMKQITVDLTIVAAKKQIKKTIMGTKKKR
- a CDS encoding TAXI family TRAP transporter solute-binding subunit; the protein is MIKIYRILVAILFFSIIFSQISFAQEEITIAGGSVGGSWFPIVNAISDLLNQELGKNIFFAKPGGGSSNPLLVSQGKMSAGMSYSSFLVALERGEDPFTIEHKNNNLRSVALLFPMYYHIIAAKELPFDSLGEFVEMKHPVRIFPTDVGHAENWITVKALAALGVTLDDINKWGGQVKYISSVEEASEYKDKHINMAVTHNVIPFATFIDMFMSRDSKLIGLDEIVIKELKEYGMQELVIPAGTYEGQDKDIKTVGMPAVLFVRDDIPDDIVYAMAKVICENTEYLSSINKSFNSFNPETAWANLGATLHPGAEKYFKEKGYMK
- a CDS encoding alpha-1,4-glucan--maltose-1-phosphate maltosyltransferase, encoding MNLNTLNGKQRVVIENVQPEINHGQFAIKRIEGEKVKVSADIYADGHEQVQSYLLFRKKEEKYWQKNTMEFIVNDFWQGEFTVNEPGIYEYTIEAMVDHLTTWWKDIQKKATGSDNLTVDLKNGLSLLAEVVLKIEEADKKVAIQKLITLIQRGENQEEIIKLLKKELNKEFLKKYPLPNHITHYDKNLRVIVDRKRAGFSAWYELFPRSCSSKPGAHGTFRDCLNWIPEIANMGFNVLYFPPIHPIGETHRKGKNNTILANSDDPGSPWAIGNKTGGHIAIHPRLGRLEDFQEVIKKAQEYGMEIALDLAFQCSPDHPYIKEHPEWFRWRVDGTIQYAENPPKKYEDIVPFNFETENWRGLWEELKNIVMFWIKQGIKIFRVDNPHTKPFLFWEWLINLVKKDYPEVIFLSEAFTRPKVMYRLAKLGFTQSYTYFTWRNTKQELTDYLIELTQTQVREYFRPNFWPNTPDILSEYLQTDGNPAFIIKFILAATLSSNYGIYGPPYERFINKPLPGKEEYYNSEKYEIKNWLSEEVKENIRDLFATINRIREENSEFHQTNNIQFLPVENNQLLYFAKFNEERNNAILVVINLDPYYTQSGWVKVPLYELGIPPEQSFLAHDLLGGGQYVWQGEYNYVELNPYVLPAHIIKIKKYLKRENQFDYFN